From a region of the Geothrix sp. 21YS21S-2 genome:
- a CDS encoding SpoVR family protein, producing the protein MSLLPTGSDWTFEAIEAYDAAIGRAAAGFGLECYPHQLEIITTEQMMDAYASIGMPVYYHHWSFGKHFLATESRYKRGQMGLAYEIVINSDPCIAYLMEENSLPMQALVIAHAAYGHNSFFKGNHLFRQWTCAHSIIDYLVFARRFIAECEEKHGQDAVEQLLDACHALMNVGVDRFKRAPKLSLVKEQQRQKERQDYQQAQLNELWRTLVAPKEKEEPARARFPAEPEENILYFIEKNAPLLEPWEREVVRIVRKIAQYFHPQRQTQVMNEGWASYWHYTLLNSLYDRGQVGEGFMLECLQSHANVLHQPPYNSDWYSGINPYALGFALWKDIRRMCESPTEEDRAWFPGVAGRNWLETFHFAMQNFKDESFIAQYLSPKVMRDFRFFTVRDDDADARLAIGPIHDDPGFRHLRQALAEQYNLGSREPDIQVWNVDLRGDRSLTLRYFSRNRRDLAPDWAKVLGHVAALWGFIVRLEEELPAGGTRALGECEPPRRGRAA; encoded by the coding sequence ATGAGCCTGCTCCCCACCGGATCGGACTGGACCTTCGAGGCCATCGAGGCCTACGACGCCGCCATCGGCCGGGCCGCGGCCGGCTTCGGCCTGGAGTGCTACCCCCACCAGCTGGAGATCATCACCACCGAGCAGATGATGGACGCCTACGCCTCAATCGGAATGCCCGTCTACTACCACCACTGGTCCTTCGGCAAGCACTTCCTCGCCACGGAGAGCCGCTACAAGCGCGGCCAGATGGGCCTGGCCTACGAGATCGTCATCAACTCCGACCCCTGCATCGCCTACCTCATGGAGGAGAACAGCCTGCCCATGCAGGCCCTGGTCATCGCCCACGCGGCCTACGGCCACAACTCCTTCTTCAAGGGCAATCACCTGTTCCGGCAGTGGACCTGCGCCCATTCCATCATCGACTACCTGGTATTCGCCCGGCGCTTCATCGCCGAGTGCGAGGAGAAGCACGGCCAGGACGCGGTGGAGCAGCTCCTGGACGCGTGCCACGCGCTGATGAACGTGGGCGTTGACCGCTTCAAGCGCGCCCCGAAGCTCTCACTCGTCAAGGAGCAGCAGCGGCAGAAGGAGCGCCAGGACTACCAGCAGGCCCAGCTCAACGAGCTCTGGCGCACCCTGGTGGCCCCGAAGGAGAAGGAGGAACCCGCCCGGGCGCGCTTTCCCGCCGAACCGGAGGAGAACATCCTCTACTTCATCGAGAAGAACGCCCCCCTCTTGGAGCCCTGGGAGCGCGAGGTCGTGCGCATCGTGCGCAAGATCGCCCAGTACTTCCATCCCCAGCGCCAGACCCAGGTGATGAACGAGGGGTGGGCCTCCTACTGGCACTACACCCTCCTCAACAGCCTCTACGACCGGGGCCAGGTGGGCGAGGGCTTCATGCTGGAGTGCCTCCAGTCCCATGCCAACGTCCTCCACCAGCCCCCCTACAACAGCGACTGGTACTCGGGCATCAACCCCTACGCCCTGGGCTTCGCCCTGTGGAAGGACATCCGCCGCATGTGCGAGAGCCCCACGGAGGAGGACCGGGCCTGGTTCCCCGGGGTGGCCGGCCGGAACTGGCTCGAGACCTTCCATTTCGCCATGCAGAACTTCAAGGACGAGAGTTTCATCGCCCAGTACCTCTCCCCGAAGGTCATGCGGGACTTCCGCTTCTTCACCGTGAGGGACGACGACGCCGATGCCAGACTCGCCATCGGACCCATCCACGACGACCCCGGCTTCCGCCACCTGCGGCAGGCCCTGGCCGAACAGTACAACCTCGGCAGCCGCGAGCCCGACATCCAGGTGTGGAACGTGGACCTGCGGGGGGACCGCAGCCTCACCCTGCGCTACTTCAGCCGCAACCGCCGGGACCTGGCGCCGGACTGGGCCAAGGTGCTGGGCCACGTGGCCGCGCTGTGGGGCTTCATTGTGCGGCTGGAGGAGGAACTGCCCGCGGGCGGGACGCGGGCGCTGGGCGAGTGCGAACCTCCCAGGCGCGGCCGGGCCGCATGA
- a CDS encoding YeaH/YhbH family protein: MNRIVDRRSDSRNKSSVNRSRFLRRFRQEIRKAVSDVIDKGGIRDLDGGRRIGIPARDLTEPQFGLGGGGLKERVHPGNDAFTTGDRVDRPSSGAGGRGSQSSPDGEGQDAFTFTLTREEFLELFFEELALPNLVKRHLAAVETRKWVRAGYTQTGVPANINFIRTMRGAAGRRIAAAGPARSRIRELEELLETSDDEDMRLELAGLRQRMAGVPFIDTFDLRYNNRTLVTQPSTQAVMFCLMDVSGSMDEPKKNMAKRFFTLLYLFLKRNYERIEVVFIRHHTVAEEVDEDVFFHSRESGGTVVSTALRMMHKVIEERYASGLWNIYGAQASDGDNWQEDSLICLDLMGSRIIPKVQHFAYLEISEGRPQNLWEEYAQVQKAHPGTFAMRRVASAGEIYPVFHELFKKRVS; the protein is encoded by the coding sequence ATGAACCGCATCGTCGACCGGCGCTCCGACAGCCGGAACAAGAGCTCGGTGAACCGCAGCCGCTTCCTCCGGCGGTTCCGCCAGGAGATCCGCAAGGCCGTATCGGACGTCATCGACAAGGGCGGCATCCGCGACCTGGACGGGGGCCGGAGGATCGGCATCCCCGCCAGGGACCTCACGGAGCCGCAGTTCGGCCTGGGCGGGGGCGGCCTCAAGGAGCGCGTCCACCCGGGCAACGACGCCTTCACCACCGGGGACCGGGTGGACCGCCCTTCCTCCGGGGCCGGCGGCAGGGGTTCCCAGTCCAGCCCCGACGGGGAGGGCCAGGACGCCTTCACCTTCACCCTCACCCGGGAGGAGTTCCTGGAGCTCTTCTTCGAGGAGCTGGCCCTTCCCAACCTCGTCAAGCGCCACCTGGCGGCGGTGGAGACCCGGAAGTGGGTCCGGGCCGGCTACACCCAGACCGGGGTTCCCGCCAACATCAACTTCATCCGCACCATGCGCGGCGCCGCCGGCAGGCGCATCGCCGCGGCGGGCCCGGCCCGCTCCCGCATCCGCGAGCTGGAGGAGCTGCTGGAGACAAGCGACGACGAGGACATGCGCCTGGAGCTGGCCGGGCTCCGCCAGCGCATGGCCGGCGTCCCCTTCATCGACACCTTCGACCTGCGCTACAACAACCGCACCCTCGTCACCCAGCCCTCGACCCAGGCGGTGATGTTCTGCCTGATGGACGTCTCCGGCTCCATGGACGAGCCCAAGAAGAACATGGCCAAGCGGTTCTTCACGCTGCTGTACCTCTTCCTCAAGCGCAACTACGAGCGCATCGAGGTGGTCTTCATCCGCCACCACACCGTGGCCGAGGAGGTGGACGAGGACGTGTTCTTCCACTCCCGGGAATCCGGCGGCACCGTGGTGTCCACGGCCCTGCGCATGATGCACAAGGTCATCGAGGAGCGCTACGCCAGCGGCCTGTGGAACATCTACGGGGCCCAGGCCTCGGACGGCGACAACTGGCAGGAGGACTCCCTCATCTGCCTGGATCTCATGGGCAGCCGGATCATCCCAAAGGTGCAGCACTTCGCCTACCTCGAGATCTCCGAGGGGCGGCCCCAGAACCTCTGGGAGGAATACGCCCAGGTGCAGAAGGCCCACCCCGGAACCTTCGCCATGCGCCGGGTGGCCTCGGCCGGCGAGATCTACCCGGTCTTCCACGAACTCTTCAAGAAGAGGGTGTCATGA
- a CDS encoding PrkA family serine protein kinase, whose amino-acid sequence MSIFDRFQDRYESAREEEMSLQEYLELCRRDPSAYANVAERMLKAIGEPEIVDTRLQERHSRIFANKVIRVYPAFRDFYGMEEVIESIVAYFRHAAQGLEERKQILYLLGPVGGGKSSLAEELKALIEKVPFYAVKGSPVNESPLGLFNPAEDGRILEEDFGIPRRCLTSIMSPWAVKRLHEHGGDITRFRVVKRFPSQLGQVAVAKTEPGDENNQDISALVGKIDIRKLETCSQNDPDAYSYSGGLCLANRGMLEFVEMFKAPIKVLHPLLTATQEGNYKGTEGFGAIPFDGLILAHSNEAEWQTFRNNRNNEAFLDRIYIVKVPYCLRVTDEVHIYRKLLDNSSLSAAPCAPDTLRMLGQFSVLSRIKDPEHSNVYSKMRVYDGENLKDTDPKAKSHQEYRDMAGVDEGMTGLSTRFAFKILSKVFNFDHREVAANPVHLMYVLEQQIEQEQFPAVVEEQYLRYIKEFLSPRYADFIGKEIQTAYLESYSEYGQNIFDRYITYADFWIQDQEFRDPNTGEMLDRSALNEELEKIEKPAGIANPKDFRNEVVNFVLRARARNEGRNPSWTSYEKLRAVIEKKMFSSSEELLPVISFNAKGSADEQKKHQDFVDRMTSKGYTEKQVRLLCDWYLRVRKAS is encoded by the coding sequence ATGTCCATTTTCGACCGCTTCCAGGACCGCTACGAATCCGCCAGGGAAGAGGAGATGTCCTTGCAGGAGTACCTGGAGCTCTGCCGGCGCGACCCCTCCGCCTACGCCAACGTGGCCGAGCGCATGCTCAAGGCCATCGGCGAGCCGGAGATCGTCGACACGCGGCTCCAGGAACGCCATTCCCGGATCTTCGCCAACAAGGTCATCCGGGTCTACCCGGCCTTCCGGGACTTCTATGGAATGGAGGAGGTCATCGAATCCATCGTGGCCTACTTCCGACACGCGGCCCAGGGCCTGGAGGAGCGCAAGCAGATCCTCTACCTCCTGGGTCCCGTGGGGGGCGGCAAGTCCTCCCTGGCCGAGGAGCTCAAGGCCCTCATCGAGAAGGTGCCCTTCTACGCGGTGAAGGGCTCGCCCGTGAACGAGTCGCCCCTGGGCCTGTTCAACCCCGCGGAGGACGGCCGGATCCTGGAGGAGGACTTCGGCATCCCGCGGCGCTGCCTCACGTCCATCATGAGTCCCTGGGCCGTCAAGCGACTCCACGAGCATGGCGGCGACATCACCCGCTTCCGCGTGGTCAAGCGCTTCCCCTCCCAGCTCGGCCAGGTGGCCGTGGCCAAGACCGAGCCCGGGGACGAGAACAACCAGGACATCTCCGCCCTGGTGGGCAAGATCGACATCCGCAAGCTGGAGACCTGCAGCCAGAACGACCCGGACGCCTATTCCTACTCCGGCGGCCTGTGCCTGGCCAACCGGGGGATGCTGGAGTTCGTGGAGATGTTCAAGGCGCCCATCAAGGTCCTGCATCCGCTGCTCACCGCCACCCAGGAGGGCAACTACAAGGGCACCGAGGGCTTCGGGGCCATCCCCTTCGACGGGCTGATACTGGCCCACTCCAACGAGGCCGAGTGGCAGACCTTCAGGAACAACCGCAACAACGAGGCCTTCCTGGACCGCATCTACATCGTGAAGGTGCCCTACTGCCTGCGGGTCACCGACGAGGTCCACATCTACCGCAAGCTCCTGGACAATTCCTCGCTGTCCGCGGCGCCCTGCGCCCCGGACACCCTGCGCATGCTGGGCCAGTTCTCGGTGCTCAGCCGCATCAAGGACCCCGAGCACTCCAACGTCTATTCCAAGATGCGGGTCTACGACGGGGAGAACCTCAAGGACACCGACCCCAAGGCCAAGAGCCACCAGGAATACCGGGACATGGCCGGCGTGGACGAGGGCATGACGGGCCTCTCGACGCGCTTCGCCTTCAAGATCCTCTCCAAGGTCTTCAACTTCGACCACCGGGAGGTGGCGGCCAACCCGGTCCACCTCATGTACGTGCTGGAGCAGCAGATCGAGCAGGAGCAGTTCCCGGCGGTGGTGGAGGAGCAGTACCTGCGCTACATCAAGGAGTTCCTGTCCCCCCGCTACGCGGACTTCATCGGCAAGGAGATCCAGACCGCCTACCTGGAGAGCTACTCGGAATACGGCCAGAACATCTTCGACCGCTACATCACCTACGCCGACTTCTGGATCCAGGACCAGGAGTTCCGGGACCCCAACACCGGCGAGATGCTGGACCGCTCCGCCCTCAACGAGGAGCTGGAGAAGATCGAGAAGCCCGCGGGCATCGCCAACCCCAAGGACTTCCGCAACGAGGTGGTGAACTTCGTGCTGCGCGCGCGTGCCCGCAACGAGGGCAGGAACCCCTCCTGGACCTCGTACGAGAAGCTGCGGGCCGTCATCGAGAAGAAGATGTTCTCCAGCTCCGAGGAGCTGCTGCCGGTGATCTCCTTCAACGCCAAGGGCAGCGCCGACGAGCAGAAGAAGCACCAGGACTTCGTGGATCGCATGACCAGCAAGGGCTATACGGAAAAGCAGGTTCGCCTGCTGTGCGACTGGTACCTGCGAGTCCGGAAGGCCTCATGA
- a CDS encoding molybdopterin oxidoreductase family protein, producing MPMLVRRSVCPYDCPDACGLLVEVEGGLAVSVKGDPEHPHSRGSLCPKMTRYQDTVHSPRRLTVPLLRTGPKGSGQFAPVSWPEAIDRIAASWKGIIAAHGAQAILPYSYAGTMGLVQRNAGHPFFHRLGASRLDRTICTPAKAAGLEAVLGQTPCPHPFALRGCDLVVLWGINAVATSVHGLKDVREARRRGGKVWLVETYRTPTAAEADMTCLVRPGSDGALALGLMHVLVREGLLDRAFLGEHTQGFPELARDILPDYPPERVEALTGVPAAEVEALARAYGAAQDPCIVIGGGLSRYGNGAMTVRTIACLPALVGAYGRPGGGCFGSTSTGGAFAMAEVTREDLLQGPVRTVNMNRLGHALLELDGPRVMSLYVYHSNPAVVAPDQNAVLAGLAREDLFTVVHERFLTDTARYADIVLPATSSLEHSDLYKAYGSYCIQRARPALPPVGESRSNWEVFGLLAGAMGFPEPFFRQGADDLIDHLLALPSPWREGVDEAALAAGRAVEVTPPPGPRFRTPSGKVELLNPREPHPLPRFLPPHGEGDAPPFSLMTAPSLFGLNSSFCERDELRARRKGMRILMNPGDAAARGLRDGEAVAAFNTLGEVAFALELSAAVPSGVLVAEGVWWLEFAPGTRSVNALTSQRLTDRGGGSTFYDNKVDIRRL from the coding sequence ATCCCCATGCTCGTGCGAAGGTCGGTTTGTCCCTACGATTGCCCTGACGCCTGCGGGCTCCTTGTGGAGGTTGAGGGAGGCTTGGCGGTTTCCGTGAAGGGCGACCCGGAGCACCCCCACAGCCGGGGCAGCCTCTGCCCGAAAATGACCCGCTACCAGGACACGGTCCACAGCCCAAGACGCCTGACCGTTCCCTTGCTACGCACCGGTCCCAAGGGAAGCGGCCAGTTCGCGCCCGTCTCCTGGCCCGAGGCCATCGACCGCATCGCGGCCTCGTGGAAGGGGATCATCGCCGCCCACGGCGCCCAGGCCATCCTGCCCTACTCCTACGCGGGCACCATGGGCCTGGTCCAGCGCAACGCCGGGCACCCCTTCTTCCACCGGCTGGGGGCGAGCCGCCTGGACCGGACCATCTGCACGCCGGCCAAGGCCGCGGGCCTGGAGGCCGTGCTGGGCCAGACCCCCTGCCCCCATCCCTTTGCGCTGCGGGGCTGCGATCTGGTGGTCCTCTGGGGCATCAACGCGGTGGCCACCAGCGTCCACGGGCTCAAGGACGTGCGCGAGGCGCGGCGGCGCGGAGGCAAGGTGTGGCTGGTGGAGACCTACCGCACGCCCACGGCGGCGGAGGCGGACATGACCTGTCTGGTCCGCCCGGGCAGCGACGGGGCCCTGGCCCTGGGACTCATGCACGTGCTTGTGCGGGAGGGGCTCCTGGACCGGGCCTTTCTCGGAGAGCACACCCAGGGCTTCCCGGAACTGGCCCGGGACATCCTGCCGGACTACCCCCCGGAGCGGGTGGAGGCCCTGACAGGGGTGCCCGCGGCCGAGGTGGAGGCCCTGGCCCGCGCCTACGGCGCGGCCCAGGACCCCTGCATCGTCATCGGCGGCGGCCTCTCCCGGTACGGCAACGGGGCCATGACCGTGCGCACCATCGCGTGCCTTCCGGCCCTGGTCGGCGCCTACGGCCGCCCCGGGGGCGGCTGCTTCGGCTCCACCTCCACCGGCGGGGCCTTCGCCATGGCCGAGGTGACCCGGGAGGACCTGCTGCAGGGTCCCGTCCGCACCGTGAACATGAACCGCCTGGGCCACGCCCTGCTCGAGCTGGACGGGCCCCGGGTGATGTCCCTCTACGTCTACCACTCCAACCCGGCCGTGGTGGCGCCGGACCAGAACGCGGTGCTGGCGGGGCTGGCCCGGGAGGACCTCTTCACCGTGGTGCACGAGCGGTTCCTCACGGACACCGCGCGCTACGCCGACATCGTCCTGCCCGCCACCTCCTCCCTGGAGCACAGCGACCTGTACAAGGCCTACGGCAGCTACTGCATCCAGCGGGCCCGGCCCGCGCTGCCGCCCGTGGGGGAGAGCCGCAGCAACTGGGAGGTCTTCGGGCTCCTGGCCGGGGCCATGGGCTTTCCCGAGCCCTTCTTCCGGCAGGGCGCCGACGACCTCATCGACCACCTGCTGGCGCTGCCCAGCCCCTGGCGGGAGGGCGTCGACGAAGCCGCGCTGGCCGCGGGGAGGGCGGTGGAGGTGACGCCGCCCCCGGGGCCGCGCTTCCGCACGCCCTCGGGCAAGGTGGAACTGCTCAACCCCCGCGAACCCCACCCCCTGCCCCGCTTCCTGCCTCCCCACGGGGAGGGCGACGCGCCGCCCTTCTCCCTCATGACGGCGCCTTCGCTGTTCGGCCTGAACTCCTCCTTCTGCGAACGGGACGAGCTCCGGGCCCGGCGCAAGGGGATGCGCATCCTGATGAATCCCGGGGACGCCGCCGCCCGCGGCCTGCGGGACGGCGAGGCCGTGGCCGCCTTCAACACCCTGGGCGAGGTGGCCTTCGCCCTGGAGCTCTCGGCCGCGGTGCCTTCCGGGGTGCTGGTGGCCGAGGGGGTCTGGTGGCTGGAGTTCGCGCCGGGGACCCGCTCCGTGAACGCCCTCACGTCCCAGCGGCTCACGGACCGCGGAGGCGGCAGCACCTTCTATGACAACAAGGTGGATATCCGCAGATTGTAA
- a CDS encoding PAS domain S-box protein, with amino-acid sequence MSSERTVRGAMDGVICMPFGTKSLALVAALAASALLTLGGGLAAAFHLWRWTPFLVLGLLLNGAVAAFLWKAMGLLAARCAELAKERDASRDQAALLRFALDGGEDGIRIVDGAGSERERNPSYARIWGLDGADGNEEDIILAQLRDPDGYLAREAERVSLDVLDLWDGRVLERRSRPYRTPGGEELRVWQYRDITSRANADRFVHRLSQAVEQSPVSIIITDTAGSIEFVNTEFTALTGFALDEVLGKTPRILKSGLTGAQTYQELWSAITRGEVWAGEFQNRKKDGELFWERATISPMRDADGVITHFLGMKQDISRQKTLEQQLRHSQKLEAVGLLAGGVAHDFNNVLQVINGYGTLMQLGQAPDDPNRAALSEILKAAERAAQLTHSLLAFSRKQVMNPKTLDLNTIVANVEKLLRRIIGADVRLEVARHPEALPVHVDLGQLEQVLLNLATNARDAMPAGGTLTLATRPFHLDEAFRAGRGFGRVGDYAELEVRDSGEGMDEDTLKRIFDPFFTTRELGRGTGLGLATVFGIVKQHKGYILVESGAGKGSAFRVLVPLAPAAPAEREDPEAGETGVRGTETILVVEDEPPVRAMAELVLRKYGYEVLLACDGQEAVDVFRANPDAVDFILMDIIMPRKSGRQAFEEIRRERPGVKVLFISGYTADFIQGRGELEPGMELIMKPVQPLALLRRIREILDRPPSPPACADPRDLPASPAAPAPTPASRG; translated from the coding sequence GTGTCTTCCGAACGAACGGTCCGCGGGGCCATGGACGGAGTCATCTGCATGCCCTTCGGGACGAAATCCCTGGCCCTGGTGGCCGCCCTGGCGGCTTCGGCCCTGTTGACCCTCGGCGGCGGGCTGGCCGCGGCCTTCCACCTGTGGCGGTGGACGCCCTTCCTGGTGCTCGGGCTCCTCCTCAACGGGGCGGTGGCGGCGTTCCTGTGGAAGGCCATGGGCCTCCTGGCCGCCCGGTGTGCCGAGCTGGCCAAGGAGCGTGACGCCAGCCGGGACCAGGCCGCCCTCCTGCGCTTCGCGCTGGACGGCGGGGAGGACGGCATCCGCATCGTGGACGGAGCCGGCTCCGAGCGGGAGCGCAATCCCTCCTACGCCCGGATCTGGGGCCTCGACGGGGCGGATGGCAACGAGGAGGACATCATCCTGGCCCAGCTCCGGGACCCCGACGGCTACCTGGCCCGCGAGGCGGAACGGGTCAGCCTGGACGTCCTGGACCTCTGGGACGGGCGCGTGCTGGAGCGCCGCTCGCGGCCCTACCGCACCCCCGGCGGCGAGGAGCTCCGGGTCTGGCAGTACCGGGACATCACGTCCCGCGCCAACGCCGACCGGTTCGTCCACCGGCTCTCCCAGGCCGTGGAGCAGAGCCCGGTCTCCATCATCATCACCGACACCGCCGGGAGCATCGAGTTCGTGAACACGGAGTTCACCGCGCTCACCGGCTTCGCCCTGGACGAGGTCCTGGGGAAGACGCCGCGGATCCTCAAGTCCGGCCTGACTGGCGCCCAGACCTACCAGGAGCTGTGGAGCGCCATCACCCGGGGCGAGGTGTGGGCGGGCGAGTTCCAGAACCGCAAGAAGGACGGCGAGCTCTTCTGGGAGCGGGCCACCATCTCCCCCATGCGGGACGCCGACGGGGTGATCACCCACTTCCTGGGCATGAAGCAGGACATCTCCCGGCAGAAGACCCTCGAGCAGCAGCTGCGCCATTCCCAGAAGCTGGAGGCCGTGGGGCTCCTGGCGGGGGGCGTGGCCCACGACTTCAACAACGTGCTGCAGGTGATCAACGGGTACGGCACCCTCATGCAGCTCGGGCAGGCCCCCGACGATCCCAACCGGGCCGCCCTCTCCGAGATCCTCAAGGCCGCTGAGCGGGCCGCGCAGCTCACCCACAGCCTGCTGGCCTTCAGCCGCAAGCAGGTGATGAACCCGAAGACCCTGGACCTCAACACCATCGTGGCCAACGTGGAGAAGCTCCTGCGCCGGATCATCGGCGCCGACGTGCGCCTGGAGGTCGCCAGGCACCCGGAGGCCCTCCCGGTCCACGTGGACCTGGGCCAGCTCGAGCAGGTGCTCCTGAACCTGGCCACCAACGCCCGGGACGCCATGCCCGCCGGCGGCACCCTGACCCTGGCCACCCGGCCCTTCCACCTGGACGAGGCCTTCCGCGCCGGCCGCGGCTTCGGCCGCGTGGGCGACTACGCGGAGCTGGAAGTGAGGGACTCCGGGGAGGGCATGGACGAGGACACCCTGAAGCGGATCTTCGACCCCTTCTTCACGACCCGGGAGCTGGGCCGCGGCACCGGCCTGGGGCTGGCCACGGTGTTCGGCATCGTCAAGCAGCACAAGGGGTACATCCTCGTGGAAAGCGGCGCGGGGAAGGGCTCGGCCTTCCGGGTCCTGGTGCCCCTGGCCCCCGCGGCCCCGGCGGAACGGGAGGATCCGGAGGCCGGCGAAACCGGCGTCCGCGGCACGGAGACGATCCTCGTCGTCGAGGACGAGCCCCCGGTGCGCGCCATGGCCGAGCTCGTGCTGAGGAAGTACGGCTACGAGGTCCTGCTGGCCTGCGATGGCCAGGAGGCGGTGGACGTCTTCCGCGCGAACCCCGACGCCGTCGACTTCATCCTCATGGACATCATCATGCCCCGCAAGAGCGGCCGCCAGGCCTTCGAGGAGATCCGCCGGGAGCGCCCCGGCGTGAAGGTCCTCTTCATAAGCGGCTACACCGCCGACTTCATCCAGGGCCGCGGCGAGCTCGAGCCGGGCATGGAGCTGATCATGAAGCCGGTGCAGCCCCTGGCTCTGCTGCGGAGGATCCGGGAGATCCTGGACCGGCCCCCATCGCCTCCAGCGTGCGCAGATCCGCGGGACCTCCCCGCTTCTCCAGCAGCGCCCGCACCGACTCCCGCTTCGCGGGGCTGA
- a CDS encoding ferritin, with protein MISTATQTALNAQINAEQYTSQLYLAMSAHLSEKSFKGFAHWLRVQSAEEATHALKLVDFILDRYGRLELRTINPPPTGFNGPTSIFEMVLAHEKDNTASISKCYELAKAEGDHATEIALQWFVTEQVKEELAVSELVDQLRAIGEQGGAIWYLDHNLAKR; from the coding sequence ATGATCAGCACCGCCACCCAGACCGCGTTGAACGCCCAGATCAACGCCGAGCAGTACACCTCGCAACTCTACCTCGCCATGAGCGCCCATCTCTCCGAGAAGAGCTTCAAGGGCTTCGCCCACTGGCTCCGGGTCCAGTCGGCCGAAGAGGCCACGCACGCGCTGAAGCTGGTGGATTTCATCCTGGACCGGTACGGCCGACTGGAACTGCGCACCATCAACCCGCCGCCCACCGGCTTCAACGGTCCCACCTCCATCTTCGAGATGGTGCTCGCCCACGAGAAGGACAACACCGCCAGCATCAGCAAGTGCTACGAGCTGGCCAAGGCCGAGGGCGACCACGCCACCGAGATCGCCCTGCAGTGGTTCGTCACCGAGCAGGTCAAGGAGGAGCTGGCCGTCAGCGAGCTGGTGGACCAGCTCCGCGCCATCGGGGAGCAGGGCGGGGCCATCTGGTACCTGGACCACAACCTCGCCAAGCGGTAG
- the nagB gene encoding glucosamine-6-phosphate deaminase encodes MEVIIAPDRQKAALLVARIVAKELRADPRLVLGLATGRTMERAYACLVDLHRKEGLDFSACSTFNLDEYIGIPADHPCSYRRYMDEHLFNQVNIAPDRTHLPDGMAPDLGAECRNYEARIKAAGGIALQLLGIGSDGHIGFNEPLSALLSRTREKALTPSTLEQNAPMFGGDPAAVPRRAITMGVGTILDSRRCLMLVTGESKAAILAQAVEGPITSMVTASALQLHPRCQVVVDEEAAAELKGIEYYRWIFENEPEWAEFRDV; translated from the coding sequence ATGGAAGTCATCATCGCCCCCGACCGCCAGAAGGCCGCGCTCCTCGTGGCCCGCATCGTCGCCAAGGAACTCCGGGCCGACCCCCGCCTCGTCCTGGGCCTGGCCACGGGCCGCACCATGGAGCGGGCCTACGCCTGCCTCGTGGACCTCCACCGCAAGGAAGGCCTGGACTTCTCCGCCTGCTCCACCTTCAACCTCGACGAGTACATCGGCATCCCCGCGGACCATCCCTGCTCCTACCGCCGCTACATGGACGAGCACCTCTTCAACCAGGTGAACATCGCCCCGGACCGCACCCACCTCCCCGACGGCATGGCCCCCGACCTGGGCGCCGAGTGCCGGAACTACGAGGCGCGGATCAAGGCCGCCGGCGGCATCGCCCTCCAGCTCCTGGGCATCGGCAGCGACGGCCACATCGGCTTCAACGAGCCCCTCTCCGCCCTCCTCAGCCGCACCCGCGAGAAGGCCCTCACCCCCTCCACCCTGGAGCAGAACGCCCCCATGTTCGGCGGCGACCCCGCCGCCGTCCCCCGCCGCGCCATCACCATGGGCGTGGGCACCATCCTGGACTCCCGCCGCTGCCTGATGCTGGTGACGGGCGAATCCAAGGCCGCCATCCTCGCCCAGGCCGTGGAGGGCCCCATCACCTCCATGGTCACCGCATCCGCCCTGCAGCTCCACCCCCGCTGCCAGGTGGTGGTGGACGAGGAGGCCGCCGCCGAGCTCAAGGGCATCGAATACTACCGCTGGATCTTCGAGAACGAGCCCGAGTGGGCGGAGTTCCGGGACGTGTAG